One region of Roseimicrobium gellanilyticum genomic DNA includes:
- a CDS encoding 1,4-dihydroxy-2-naphthoate polyprenyltransferase translates to MPSKITPWILAARPKTLGAAIAPVLVGSALGAKLGGEFCVWLMLATLGSCICLQIATNLFNDAVDGMKGSDTKERLGPTRITASGMMAPRTVLLVAAGVLVVATLLAVPLIIYRGWPIIAIGIPSLWFCYGYTGGPLPLAYRGLGELFVVLFFGLVAVTGSAYVQSGQWHVEALVAGLQVGMLSTVLIAINNFRDVDEDTKTGKRTLAVRFGKKFARWEIVALITGVLLVGMLWLFAIWPGGMRYPHACALPVLCIFLMQAIRKDIKAEPSEALNRTLAKAGALLVLFSILFSIGFSFGCPVSALRLAVP, encoded by the coding sequence ATGCCCTCAAAGATCACTCCCTGGATACTCGCTGCCCGACCAAAGACGCTCGGAGCAGCCATTGCGCCGGTGCTGGTGGGGAGTGCGCTGGGGGCGAAGCTGGGTGGCGAGTTTTGTGTGTGGCTCATGCTGGCCACGCTGGGCTCGTGCATCTGCCTGCAGATTGCGACGAATCTCTTCAATGACGCTGTGGATGGTATGAAGGGCAGTGATACGAAGGAGCGTCTCGGTCCCACGCGCATCACGGCCTCTGGGATGATGGCCCCGCGCACGGTGCTCTTGGTCGCGGCAGGTGTGCTGGTGGTGGCTACACTGCTGGCAGTGCCGCTCATCATCTATCGTGGATGGCCCATCATTGCGATTGGCATTCCGTCGCTGTGGTTCTGCTATGGCTATACCGGTGGTCCACTGCCGCTGGCGTATCGGGGATTGGGAGAGTTGTTTGTCGTGCTCTTCTTCGGCCTCGTGGCGGTCACGGGTTCCGCGTATGTGCAGAGTGGTCAGTGGCATGTAGAAGCTCTCGTGGCAGGGTTGCAGGTCGGCATGCTCTCCACGGTGCTGATTGCCATCAATAACTTCCGCGATGTGGATGAGGATACGAAGACGGGGAAGCGAACGCTGGCGGTGCGGTTTGGGAAGAAGTTTGCGCGGTGGGAGATAGTGGCACTCATCACGGGTGTTTTGCTTGTGGGAATGCTCTGGCTCTTCGCCATCTGGCCCGGCGGGATGCGCTACCCTCACGCATGTGCGTTGCCAGTGCTCTGCATCTTTCTGATGCAGGCCATTCGAAAGGACATCAAGGCCGAGCCATCTGAAGCATTGAATCGCACCCTTGCCAAAGCAGGAGCCTTGTTGGTTTTGTTCTCCATCTTGTTCAGTATTGGCTTTTCATTTGGGTGTCCGGTTTCAGCGTTGCGCTTGGCCGTTCCATGA
- a CDS encoding ATP-dependent Clp protease proteolytic subunit: MRPNKFIALVMPLAVLTTSIPVTVSHAAGLPPGEVTEPVPQATPAPVPTPDPLQAMRDEVQRLSLQKEKLTAEVTLAQATLDKELSESKLATARLQAELDELKARKELKDYQDKTKQDQELAALKKQFEKVTLESNIAKAEAETQFAAIRSVENAAKLEIAKLASEIDLDKQQAESRNYALKQPIYLKDPFQGNKLVLSDRRIPLNGPITMASADQIVARINYFNNRDRELPMFIVIDDSPGGSVMAGYKILKAMKGSEAPVYVVVKSFAASMAACLTTLAEKSYAYPNAVILHHQISGLGGGNLTQQQEWVKEMNEWWRRLAEPVAQKMGVTREEFIKQMYAHASTGDWSEFADEAQKLKWVDMVVEEIEETGLLMHPDVGVGAKGELRTMANDSAPATGRATAEVRDEKGRLYMSLPRLNPMDCYWMYNPDGYYRAE, from the coding sequence ATGCGTCCCAACAAGTTCATCGCGCTCGTGATGCCGCTGGCGGTGCTTACCACCAGCATCCCAGTGACTGTTTCCCATGCTGCGGGCCTCCCCCCCGGTGAGGTGACGGAACCCGTCCCCCAAGCCACTCCTGCACCAGTTCCCACCCCGGACCCGCTGCAGGCCATGCGCGACGAGGTGCAGCGACTGAGCCTTCAAAAGGAGAAGCTTACGGCGGAAGTCACCCTCGCCCAGGCGACGCTGGACAAGGAGCTCTCCGAGAGCAAGCTGGCCACTGCCCGCCTACAGGCCGAGCTGGATGAGCTCAAGGCTCGCAAAGAACTCAAGGACTATCAGGACAAGACCAAGCAGGACCAGGAGCTCGCCGCGCTGAAGAAGCAGTTCGAAAAGGTCACGCTGGAGAGCAACATCGCCAAGGCCGAGGCGGAGACACAGTTCGCCGCCATTCGCTCCGTGGAGAATGCCGCGAAGCTGGAGATCGCGAAGCTGGCCTCTGAGATTGACCTGGACAAGCAGCAGGCGGAATCGCGCAACTATGCGCTCAAGCAACCCATCTATCTGAAGGATCCGTTTCAAGGGAACAAGCTGGTGCTCTCCGACCGGCGCATCCCGCTGAATGGCCCCATCACCATGGCTTCGGCGGACCAGATTGTGGCTCGTATCAATTACTTCAACAATCGTGATCGCGAGCTGCCCATGTTCATCGTGATCGATGACTCGCCTGGTGGTTCCGTGATGGCGGGCTACAAGATTCTCAAAGCCATGAAGGGCAGCGAGGCTCCGGTGTATGTGGTGGTGAAGTCCTTTGCCGCGAGCATGGCAGCGTGCCTCACCACGCTGGCAGAAAAATCATATGCGTATCCGAATGCCGTCATCCTGCATCACCAGATTTCTGGTCTGGGCGGTGGCAATCTCACGCAGCAGCAGGAGTGGGTGAAGGAGATGAACGAATGGTGGCGCCGTCTCGCCGAGCCGGTGGCACAGAAGATGGGCGTGACTCGCGAGGAGTTTATCAAGCAGATGTACGCCCACGCCTCGACTGGTGATTGGAGTGAGTTCGCTGATGAAGCGCAGAAGCTGAAGTGGGTGGATATGGTCGTGGAAGAAATCGAGGAGACTGGCCTGCTCATGCATCCTGATGTGGGTGTGGGTGCCAAGGGCGAGTTGCGCACCATGGCCAATGACAGCGCTCCCGCCACGGGTCGCGCCACCGCTGAGGTCCGTGATGAAAAGGGTCGCCTCTACATGTCTCTCCCACGTCTGAATCCGATGGACTGCTACTGGATGTACAATCCCGATGGCTACTACCGGGCGGAGTAG
- a CDS encoding outer membrane beta-barrel protein, giving the protein MKIITTLFAALVLAATAHAGEAYVKNPKAPVIPPPPAGCDCFGPGLTFGLFGAGILPEEGEDDALGGGVLVEYFFNEYVGIQGSYGIFATNSEHHEFDGALVLRYPITSICVAPYVMGGGGYATNSFEEWNWFVGGGLEARLPEVNCLGIFADGAYHWGEDDGDFTLIRVGLKFTL; this is encoded by the coding sequence ATGAAAATCATCACGACACTGTTCGCAGCACTCGTGCTCGCCGCCACTGCGCATGCGGGCGAAGCCTATGTCAAGAACCCCAAAGCTCCCGTGATCCCGCCGCCTCCGGCTGGCTGCGATTGCTTTGGCCCTGGTCTTACCTTCGGCCTCTTCGGTGCCGGTATCCTTCCTGAAGAAGGTGAAGACGACGCTCTCGGCGGAGGTGTACTCGTTGAGTACTTCTTCAATGAGTACGTTGGTATTCAGGGTAGCTATGGCATCTTCGCCACCAACAGCGAGCATCATGAATTTGATGGCGCCCTGGTGCTGCGTTATCCCATCACCTCCATCTGCGTCGCTCCGTATGTGATGGGTGGTGGCGGCTATGCCACCAACTCCTTCGAAGAGTGGAACTGGTTCGTCGGCGGCGGTCTCGAAGCCCGCCTCCCCGAAGTGAACTGCCTCGGCATCTTCGCTGACGGCGCCTATCACTGGGGTGAAGATGACGGTGATTTCACCCTCATCCGCGTCGGTCTGAAGTTCACGCTGTAA
- a CDS encoding DUF6717 family protein, translated as MNSLFVIAPYKYEGIWVFDDPSVGLVQEPFVSGADTILDVLTEDIPNAGEGFRLVFSLDPFPGYTARFVWNRPEFSGNWYTWPERNMEGWLCPALFKYFEDAPKEIYVKASAK; from the coding sequence ATGAACTCCCTCTTTGTCATCGCTCCCTACAAATATGAAGGCATCTGGGTCTTTGATGATCCCAGCGTGGGTCTCGTGCAGGAACCCTTCGTCAGTGGAGCGGACACCATTCTCGATGTGCTCACGGAGGACATTCCCAATGCAGGCGAAGGCTTCCGTCTGGTGTTCTCGCTCGATCCGTTTCCCGGATACACCGCGCGCTTCGTGTGGAACCGGCCCGAGTTCAGCGGGAACTGGTACACCTGGCCCGAGCGGAATATGGAGGGATGGCTTTGCCCCGCCCTCTTCAAGTACTTCGAAGACGCGCCCAAAGAAATCTATGTGAAGGCATCCGCAAAGTAG
- a CDS encoding NUDIX domain-containing protein, translated as MIRNLIFDWSGTLADDLAGVLHATNGVLVHHGRVALSREEFRAVFRLPYTEFYKEMLPDACIETVKEIYMAHFPADSAAVPLLPHAREFLQYAAATGRRIVLLSSAPEEHFEAQARANGVRDFFEDAFCGVVDKREGIRLLLEKHEMAAEETAFIGDMRHDMESAHSAGVLSIATCTGYDSAVVLMQAHPDVLVPDLSRLPRLLGGWHVQLANHGHHFPVATVGALITNHRDEVLLLRTHKWSHRWGIPGGKIKRGESCETALRREVLEETGLALGEVTFVMVQDCVEPPEFMRSAHFLLLNYTARCLESLPQVVLNDEAEAFQWLPWADAMRMELNIPTRVLMEEMERRGLAPTQVVGALQP; from the coding sequence ATGATCCGCAATCTCATCTTCGATTGGTCTGGTACGCTGGCAGATGATCTCGCAGGAGTGCTGCATGCGACCAATGGGGTGCTGGTGCATCATGGCCGGGTGGCGCTGAGCCGGGAGGAGTTCCGTGCCGTGTTTCGTCTGCCGTACACGGAGTTCTACAAGGAGATGCTGCCGGATGCCTGCATCGAGACAGTGAAGGAGATCTACATGGCGCACTTCCCTGCGGACTCCGCCGCCGTGCCGCTGCTGCCGCATGCGCGGGAGTTCCTGCAGTACGCCGCAGCCACGGGGCGCCGCATCGTGCTGCTGAGCAGCGCACCGGAGGAGCACTTCGAGGCACAGGCGAGAGCGAATGGCGTGCGGGATTTTTTTGAGGACGCCTTCTGCGGCGTCGTGGACAAGCGGGAGGGTATTCGCCTGCTGCTCGAAAAGCATGAGATGGCTGCGGAGGAGACGGCTTTCATCGGAGACATGCGACATGACATGGAGTCCGCCCACTCCGCCGGCGTGCTGAGCATCGCCACCTGCACCGGGTATGACAGCGCCGTTGTGCTCATGCAGGCGCATCCAGATGTGCTGGTGCCGGACCTTTCCCGGCTGCCGCGCCTGCTCGGTGGGTGGCATGTGCAGCTCGCGAATCATGGCCACCATTTCCCTGTCGCCACCGTGGGCGCGCTCATCACGAATCATCGGGATGAGGTTCTGCTGCTGCGTACCCACAAGTGGAGCCACCGCTGGGGCATCCCGGGTGGGAAAATCAAACGTGGTGAATCCTGTGAAACCGCCCTGCGCCGCGAGGTGCTGGAGGAGACCGGACTGGCACTGGGGGAGGTGACCTTCGTCATGGTGCAGGACTGTGTGGAGCCGCCCGAGTTCATGCGCAGCGCCCACTTTTTGCTGCTGAATTACACCGCCCGCTGCCTCGAATCGCTGCCGCAAGTCGTACTCAATGATGAGGCCGAGGCCTTCCAATGGCTGCCATGGGCGGATGCGATGCGGATGGAGTTGAACATTCCCACCCGCGTGCTGATGGAAGAGATGGAACGCCGCGGCCTGGCTCCCACCCAAGTGGTGGGCGCTCTCCAGCCCTGA
- a CDS encoding dihydroneopterin aldolase yields the protein MTGDEIHILGLEMPVRIGVPETERAAWQTVRADITVTLEGEFDKMQDELDSTLDYERAANEATALAASRPRQLLETLAADLVGHFLRDDRVRAVEVLLRKRILPHTDAVAVRLRREKR from the coding sequence ATGACTGGCGACGAAATCCACATCCTTGGCTTGGAAATGCCGGTGCGCATCGGCGTACCTGAGACGGAGCGCGCTGCCTGGCAGACGGTCCGCGCAGACATCACTGTCACTTTGGAGGGGGAATTCGACAAAATGCAGGATGAGCTTGATAGTACCCTCGATTATGAACGCGCTGCCAATGAGGCCACCGCCCTGGCGGCCTCGCGTCCCCGTCAGCTTCTCGAAACCTTGGCTGCCGACCTTGTGGGCCACTTTTTGCGGGATGATCGGGTCAGAGCCGTGGAAGTCCTTCTCCGTAAGCGTATCCTGCCTCATACTGATGCCGTGGCCGTCCGCTTGCGCCGGGAGAAGCGCTGA
- a CDS encoding RNA polymerase sigma factor — protein sequence MSDRPLNPDPDQELVVRAQTGDTRAFDDLVRKYTPKLYGLVYNMTSNRDDTADLLQDIFAKAYRSLKRFQGKSTFYTWIYSISVNMTLNFLKKRNRHTKLSLDDVDSGIQNDPDFIKLTSGGNPLKDVNIHELQKRLNEAMMKLSEDHRTVVTLYDIQGLQHAEISKILGVSEGTVRSRLFYAHRQLQNFLEEFRQ from the coding sequence ATGTCAGACCGTCCTCTCAACCCAGACCCCGACCAGGAACTCGTAGTGCGTGCCCAGACCGGAGACACGCGGGCCTTCGACGACCTGGTACGGAAATACACGCCCAAGCTGTACGGGCTGGTGTACAACATGACCAGCAACCGGGATGACACTGCGGACCTGCTGCAGGACATCTTTGCGAAGGCCTACCGTTCCCTGAAGCGCTTCCAGGGGAAGAGTACCTTCTACACGTGGATCTACTCCATCAGCGTGAACATGACGCTGAACTTCCTGAAAAAGCGGAACCGGCACACGAAGCTCAGCCTGGATGACGTGGACAGCGGCATCCAGAATGATCCCGATTTCATCAAGCTCACTTCCGGGGGCAATCCCCTGAAGGACGTAAACATCCATGAGCTCCAGAAACGTTTGAACGAGGCCATGATGAAGCTGTCTGAAGACCACCGGACCGTCGTGACCCTCTACGACATCCAGGGTCTGCAGCACGCCGAAATCAGCAAGATCCTGGGAGTCAGCGAGGGGACCGTGCGTTCGCGCCTGTTCTACGCCCACAGGCAGCTGCAAAATTTCCTTGAAGAGTTCCGACAATAG
- the mutL gene encoding DNA mismatch repair endonuclease MutL gives MSRIRILPDALASQVAAGEVVERPAAVVRELVDNSIDAGATHVEVHVQRGGSSLIRVVDNGHGMGREDALLCLERHATSKIHTKEDLASIRTLGFRGEAMPSVASVSRFRLATREPDALAGTEVEVHGGKMHAVRDYGGAPGTVVEARSLFYNIPARRKFLRSEATEYAHVEQQFRVHAVANPRIAFTLVRDGEVLFHLPATDSLLARIEGLCGADMARRLYEVEPFTLQGVTVQGYIAGPGVSRANRQMQFTFLNKRSVDSPTLAYGLREAYHTALMKGQHPITFLYLEMEPDTFDINVHPAKKEVRFHNGFGVREAVVQAVRRTLEAATRLSTGHMPMPQARSSAPQIPAAEEVQTDLAIPEREKFELRKDWSAMPRQTAGAAATPFAAPLAKQELTRPPVSPAHEEDEVDAVVTARSSTPFPSPVPALVPAPELEATSDLPVSPSPSPSLPASDSPRLPVSPSPTLPSSSSTPSPGSFRILGVLHKLYVLMENAEGLVLMDQHAAHERVLFEQMRRAMETEGVPSQRLLIPLTMQTTPRDFDILSRNLPVLHKLGIEAEPFGTNAFKLDALPAFVKTDDPLGLLRDVLDELAGAGSKTSALRLGEDMIATTVCRHAVKANDNLRDPELKKLLEDLLACEMPYCCPHGRPTLIQISLPELERKFGRRAP, from the coding sequence ATGAGCAGAATTCGCATTCTCCCCGACGCACTGGCAAGCCAGGTGGCCGCGGGTGAAGTGGTGGAGCGACCCGCCGCAGTAGTACGTGAACTGGTGGACAACAGCATCGATGCCGGTGCCACACATGTGGAAGTGCATGTGCAGCGCGGAGGCTCCTCGCTCATCCGTGTGGTGGACAATGGCCATGGCATGGGGCGCGAGGATGCGCTCCTCTGCCTGGAGCGCCACGCGACCAGCAAAATCCACACCAAGGAAGACCTCGCCTCCATCCGCACGCTTGGCTTCCGTGGGGAGGCCATGCCCAGCGTGGCGAGTGTGTCCCGATTCCGCCTCGCCACTCGCGAGCCAGATGCCCTGGCAGGCACCGAAGTGGAAGTGCATGGAGGAAAAATGCACGCCGTGCGCGACTACGGCGGAGCCCCCGGCACCGTGGTGGAGGCGCGGTCCCTCTTCTATAATATACCGGCGCGTCGCAAGTTCCTCCGCTCGGAGGCAACCGAGTACGCGCACGTGGAGCAGCAGTTCCGCGTGCATGCGGTGGCGAATCCCCGAATCGCCTTCACCCTGGTGCGGGATGGCGAGGTGCTCTTCCACCTGCCTGCCACGGACAGCCTGCTGGCGCGCATCGAGGGCCTGTGCGGTGCGGACATGGCACGTCGACTCTATGAAGTGGAGCCCTTCACCCTGCAGGGCGTGACCGTGCAGGGCTACATCGCCGGACCCGGCGTGAGCCGGGCAAACCGCCAGATGCAGTTCACCTTCCTGAACAAGCGCTCGGTGGACAGCCCCACGCTCGCCTACGGCCTGCGCGAGGCCTACCACACGGCGCTGATGAAGGGCCAGCACCCCATCACCTTCCTCTACCTGGAGATGGAGCCGGACACCTTCGATATCAACGTGCACCCGGCGAAGAAGGAAGTGCGCTTCCACAATGGCTTCGGCGTGCGCGAGGCCGTGGTGCAGGCCGTGCGCCGCACCCTGGAGGCCGCCACCCGGCTCTCCACCGGCCATATGCCCATGCCGCAGGCACGGAGTAGCGCCCCGCAGATTCCCGCCGCGGAGGAAGTGCAGACCGACTTGGCGATTCCCGAGCGGGAGAAGTTTGAGTTGCGGAAGGATTGGAGTGCGATGCCGAGGCAGACCGCTGGGGCCGCAGCAACACCCTTCGCCGCACCCCTGGCAAAGCAAGAGCTCACGCGCCCGCCTGTCTCCCCTGCCCATGAGGAAGACGAAGTAGACGCAGTCGTCACCGCGCGCAGCAGCACACCGTTCCCTTCCCCCGTTCCGGCGCTTGTTCCAGCTCCCGAGCTGGAAGCAACCTCAGATCTCCCCGTCTCCCCCTCCCCATCTCCGTCCCTCCCCGCCTCCGACTCTCCCCGTCTCCCCGTCTCCCCGTCTCCCACTCTCCCCTCTTCATCCTCCACCCCCTCCCCCGGCTCCTTCCGCATCCTCGGCGTCCTGCACAAGCTCTACGTCCTCATGGAAAACGCCGAGGGCCTCGTGCTCATGGACCAGCATGCCGCCCATGAACGCGTGCTCTTCGAGCAGATGCGTCGCGCCATGGAGACCGAGGGCGTCCCCTCCCAGCGCCTGCTCATCCCCCTCACCATGCAGACCACCCCGCGGGACTTCGACATCCTCAGCCGCAACCTCCCCGTCCTGCACAAGCTCGGCATCGAGGCCGAGCCCTTTGGCACGAACGCCTTCAAGCTCGACGCCCTCCCCGCCTTCGTGAAGACCGATGACCCCCTCGGCCTGCTCCGCGACGTGCTGGACGAACTCGCCGGCGCCGGTTCCAAGACCTCCGCCCTCCGCCTCGGCGAGGACATGATCGCCACCACCGTCTGCCGCCACGCCGTGAAGGCGAATGACAACCTCCGCGACCCCGAGCTCAAGAAGCTCCTGGAAGACCTCCTCGCCTGCGAAATGCCCTACTGCTGCCCGCATGGCCGGCCGACGCTGATACAGATTTCACTGCCGGAGCTGGAGCGGAAGTTTGGACGGAGGGCGCCGTGA
- a CDS encoding HesB/IscA family protein: MIAVTENAVKHLRELLESKNAAAGTGLRLMVKRGGCAGLEYAMKLDTPGAADQVYGEGGVQVIVDPESLSFLDGSEIDYSDSLSDGGFKVNNPQAERTCGCGSSFEPRKADAP; the protein is encoded by the coding sequence ATGATTGCCGTCACTGAGAATGCCGTCAAACACCTGCGCGAGCTTTTGGAAAGCAAGAACGCCGCTGCGGGCACGGGACTTCGTCTCATGGTGAAGCGTGGTGGTTGTGCCGGTCTTGAGTATGCCATGAAGCTCGACACTCCCGGCGCGGCCGACCAGGTCTACGGTGAGGGTGGCGTGCAGGTCATCGTGGACCCCGAGAGCCTCTCCTTCCTGGATGGCTCGGAAATCGACTATTCGGACAGCCTGAGTGATGGCGGCTTCAAGGTAAACAATCCCCAAGCCGAGCGGACCTGTGGCTGCGGCTCCTCCTTCGAACCTCGAAAGGCGGACGCCCCATGA
- a CDS encoding DUF2200 domain-containing protein, with protein MTKHRIYTISFASVYPLYVAKAEKKGRAKAEVDEVIRWLTGYTQKELETHLKKQTDFETFFGEARLNPSRTLIKGTVCGVRVEDIEEPTMQEIRYLDKLIDELAKGKVMEKILRK; from the coding sequence ATGACCAAGCACCGCATCTACACCATCAGCTTCGCAAGCGTGTATCCCCTCTACGTGGCCAAGGCGGAGAAGAAGGGGCGTGCGAAAGCAGAGGTGGATGAAGTCATCCGTTGGCTGACCGGCTACACCCAGAAGGAGCTGGAAACCCACCTGAAAAAGCAGACAGACTTCGAGACTTTCTTTGGCGAGGCCCGGCTGAACCCTTCGCGCACCCTCATCAAGGGCACCGTCTGCGGCGTCCGCGTGGAGGACATCGAAGAGCCCACCATGCAGGAGATTCGCTACCTGGACAAGCTGATCGATGAGCTGGCCAAGGGGAAGGTCATGGAGAAGATTTTGCGGAAGTAG
- a CDS encoding SRPBCC family protein, with protein sequence MPTFRTECILEASPQALFEFHNNPANLTKVMPPTSRLVELRADERAVEGGVIELRMRELGILPMCWKCRWKRVEPPHLLVDEMMEGPFKTFVHHHRFEVMDKMRTRMVDEIHYASRGGWLGHLFGITLFRIYLTMMFAWRKRRMRELFGGS encoded by the coding sequence ATGCCCACGTTCCGCACCGAGTGCATCCTGGAGGCGTCGCCGCAGGCGTTGTTTGAGTTTCATAACAATCCGGCAAACCTGACGAAGGTCATGCCTCCGACGTCAAGACTGGTGGAGCTTCGCGCGGATGAGCGAGCCGTGGAAGGTGGTGTCATCGAGTTGCGCATGCGTGAGCTCGGCATCCTGCCCATGTGTTGGAAGTGCCGGTGGAAGCGCGTCGAGCCACCGCATTTGTTGGTGGATGAGATGATGGAGGGACCCTTCAAAACATTCGTGCATCACCACCGCTTTGAAGTGATGGATAAAATGCGCACGAGAATGGTGGATGAAATCCACTACGCCTCTCGCGGCGGTTGGCTGGGCCACCTGTTTGGCATCACGCTGTTTCGCATCTACCTCACGATGATGTTCGCGTGGCGGAAGAGGAGGATGAGGGAGCTCTTCGGAGGAAGTTGA
- the dnaA gene encoding chromosomal replication initiator protein DnaA produces the protein MSTSRRDSDPEEEDELLPLKFPGVPEPGPEVKAWKKAAVDLSGKIGALSFDRWFSKVSIERLDPAPVVLRVPNLMHQYWIEEHFMQQLSSSIAEVAGGHCEIEFMVVPETPVESRPQLREAARSMDRRREAPAVIEAGADEPLFRDEARFARSLSDAGLNHRFSFDSFVVGPNCSYSFAAARAVAEKPGKTYNPLFLHGSVGLGKTHLMQAIGQEILRNKPRKVVRYVTSEAFTNEYIEAVRLHKVNAFRQKYRKVDVLMIDDIQFFAGKGGTQEEVFHTFNDLFNSFKQIILTSDRAPSEIKNLEERLVSRFEWGMTTMIESPDVETRTAILRQKIRDWSVPVEDWVLTHLADNIRTNVRRLEGALMRVAGHLSLSSSPGDRSKPTETALTKETLNSLLADILEEPATGMITIDIIQKVVAEHYDIRLADMNSKRRPANIALPRQIAMYLARQLTKSPFKEIGDAFGGKDHGTIIHACKTITQRIAESEEFRQQVAAVTDLIRKAV, from the coding sequence ATGAGCACGTCCCGTCGTGATTCTGATCCCGAGGAGGAGGATGAACTTCTCCCTCTCAAATTCCCTGGCGTACCTGAGCCTGGCCCTGAAGTGAAGGCTTGGAAGAAGGCCGCTGTGGATCTGAGCGGAAAGATTGGTGCGTTGAGTTTTGATCGTTGGTTCTCCAAGGTCAGCATCGAGCGGCTTGATCCAGCACCAGTGGTGCTGCGAGTGCCGAACCTGATGCACCAGTACTGGATCGAAGAGCACTTCATGCAGCAGTTGTCTTCATCCATCGCTGAAGTGGCGGGAGGACATTGCGAGATCGAGTTCATGGTGGTTCCCGAGACACCAGTTGAGTCGCGGCCGCAGCTTCGCGAAGCCGCCCGCAGCATGGACCGCCGCCGTGAGGCACCTGCCGTCATTGAGGCAGGCGCGGATGAGCCGCTCTTCCGTGATGAGGCCCGCTTTGCGCGCAGCCTTTCGGATGCGGGTCTGAACCATCGCTTCTCCTTTGACTCCTTCGTCGTGGGTCCGAACTGCTCGTACTCGTTTGCCGCGGCCCGTGCCGTTGCGGAGAAGCCTGGAAAAACGTACAACCCACTTTTCCTGCACGGCTCCGTGGGTCTGGGCAAGACCCATCTCATGCAGGCCATCGGCCAGGAGATTCTGCGGAACAAGCCGCGCAAGGTGGTGCGCTATGTCACCAGCGAGGCTTTCACGAATGAGTACATCGAGGCGGTGCGCCTCCACAAGGTCAATGCCTTCCGCCAGAAGTACCGCAAGGTGGATGTCCTCATGATCGATGACATCCAGTTCTTCGCGGGCAAAGGGGGCACTCAGGAGGAGGTGTTCCACACCTTCAATGACCTGTTCAATTCCTTCAAGCAGATCATCCTCACGAGCGACCGCGCACCGAGTGAGATCAAGAACCTGGAAGAGCGCCTCGTCTCCCGCTTTGAGTGGGGGATGACGACCATGATCGAGTCCCCCGATGTGGAGACACGCACGGCGATTCTGCGTCAGAAGATTCGCGACTGGTCCGTGCCGGTGGAGGATTGGGTGCTGACGCATCTGGCGGACAACATCCGCACGAACGTCCGTCGTCTGGAAGGCGCGCTCATGCGCGTGGCGGGTCACCTTTCCCTCTCATCTTCTCCGGGGGACCGCAGCAAGCCCACTGAGACTGCGCTCACCAAGGAGACGCTCAACAGCCTGTTGGCTGACATCCTGGAGGAGCCTGCCACCGGGATGATCACCATCGACATCATCCAGAAGGTGGTGGCCGAGCACTACGACATCCGGCTCGCGGACATGAACAGCAAACGGCGCCCGGCAAACATCGCCCTGCCGCGCCAGATTGCCATGTATCTGGCCCGCCAGCTCACCAAGTCTCCGTTCAAGGAGATTGGCGACGCCTTTGGAGGGAAAGACCACGGCACCATCATCCACGCCTGCAAAACCATCACCCAGCGCATTGCTGAAAGTGAGGAGTTCCGCCAGCAGGTGGCTGCTGTTACGGACTTGATTCGCAAGGCCGTGTAG